In a single window of the Acyrthosiphon pisum isolate AL4f chromosome X, pea_aphid_22Mar2018_4r6ur, whole genome shotgun sequence genome:
- the LOC100162146 gene encoding uncharacterized protein LOC100162146 — MWPPDISGGFDWTLDVLGWQVDKDQLSIVIACVIVIIVLTSITIVFIIWYCCFCKIKNVQNSCDEEEQRSNTNIPSYSTVFLDPKTGSFIYSNRIVELFPEREGSPDHWFFNDQGDEPANTNTVPRSASVPPAKQLQSFDPCIREIKEFISNETFDVPNLHYIDNETQNDPCHLPNALPQISEFNPHQFTSSSILENCHTCDGKSITLRTRSLPTHVRNKKRPFSTSDNLSELYAKVNFSKKRKNRMRNDEAAIIAMSKSRSQFLNNKDTDILVDNEAVIVYDERTAL; from the exons ATGTGGCCTCCT GATATTTCCGGAGGTTTTGATTGGACCTTGGATGTTTTGGGATGGCAAGTCGACAAAGATCAATTGTCAATTGTTATAGCATGTGTTATTGTCATTATAGTACTTACTTCAATAactattgtgtttataatttggtattgttgtttttgtaaaataaaaaatg tacaaAACAGTTGCGATGAAGAGGAACAAAGAAGTAATACCaacatacctag ttactCCACTGTATTCCTAGACCCCAAAACTGGAAGTTTTATATATAGTAACCGTATCGTTGAGTTGTTTCCTGAGAGAGAAGGTTCTCCCGATCATTGGTTTTTCAATGATCAAGGAGATGAACCTGCAAATACAAATACAGTACCGCGTTCAGCCTCTGTACCACCAGCAAAACAACTTCAGTCATTT GATCCTTGTATACgtgaaataaaagaatttattaGCAATGAAACATTTGACGTACCTAATTTGCATTATATTGACAATGAGACCCAAAATGACCCTTGCCATTTGCCAAACGCTTTACCTCAGATCTCTGAATTTAATCCTCACCAATTTACTTCCAGCAGCA ttttggaAAATTGCCATACATGTGATGGAAAATCTATAACACTGCGAACAAGAAGTCTTCCTACACATGTGAGAAACAAGAAACGGCCATTCTCAACATCTGACAATTTATCAGAGCTTTATGCtaag GTAAATTTCagtaaaaaaaggaaaaatcgCATGAGAAACGATGAAGCTGCCATAATTGCTATGAGTAAATCCAGGAGCCAGTTCCTCAACAACAAAGACACAGATATATTGGTTGACAATGAAGCAGTGATTGTGTACGACGAACGAACTGCTTTataa
- the LOC100162146 gene encoding uncharacterized protein LOC100162146 isoform X1 produces the protein MDSVEDYYNMDYPYDDYNKNDLIPPSSEENTRGNVFQQSTTLTAKMWPPDISGGFDWTLDVLGWQVDKDQLSIVIACVIVIIVLTSITIVFIIWYCCFCKIKNVQNSCDEEEQRSNTNIPSYSTVFLDPKTGSFIYSNRIVELFPEREGSPDHWFFNDQGDEPANTNTVPRSASVPPAKQLQSFDPCIREIKEFISNETFDVPNLHYIDNETQNDPCHLPNALPQISEFNPHQFTSSSILENCHTCDGKSITLRTRSLPTHVRNKKRPFSTSDNLSELYAKVNFSKKRKNRMRNDEAAIIAMSKSRSQFLNNKDTDILVDNEAVIVYDERTAL, from the exons atgATCTCATACCGCCAAGTTCTGAAGAAAACACACGCGGAAATGTATTTCAACAATCTACAACATTGACAGCAAAAATGTGGCCTCCT GATATTTCCGGAGGTTTTGATTGGACCTTGGATGTTTTGGGATGGCAAGTCGACAAAGATCAATTGTCAATTGTTATAGCATGTGTTATTGTCATTATAGTACTTACTTCAATAactattgtgtttataatttggtattgttgtttttgtaaaataaaaaatg tacaaAACAGTTGCGATGAAGAGGAACAAAGAAGTAATACCaacatacctag ttactCCACTGTATTCCTAGACCCCAAAACTGGAAGTTTTATATATAGTAACCGTATCGTTGAGTTGTTTCCTGAGAGAGAAGGTTCTCCCGATCATTGGTTTTTCAATGATCAAGGAGATGAACCTGCAAATACAAATACAGTACCGCGTTCAGCCTCTGTACCACCAGCAAAACAACTTCAGTCATTT GATCCTTGTATACgtgaaataaaagaatttattaGCAATGAAACATTTGACGTACCTAATTTGCATTATATTGACAATGAGACCCAAAATGACCCTTGCCATTTGCCAAACGCTTTACCTCAGATCTCTGAATTTAATCCTCACCAATTTACTTCCAGCAGCA ttttggaAAATTGCCATACATGTGATGGAAAATCTATAACACTGCGAACAAGAAGTCTTCCTACACATGTGAGAAACAAGAAACGGCCATTCTCAACATCTGACAATTTATCAGAGCTTTATGCtaag GTAAATTTCagtaaaaaaaggaaaaatcgCATGAGAAACGATGAAGCTGCCATAATTGCTATGAGTAAATCCAGGAGCCAGTTCCTCAACAACAAAGACACAGATATATTGGTTGACAATGAAGCAGTGATTGTGTACGACGAACGAACTGCTTTataa